One window of Trichocoleus sp. genomic DNA carries:
- a CDS encoding O-linked N-acetylglucosamine transferase, SPINDLY family protein produces the protein MSLSPAMLQQQAQEALAQNHYAEAALYYEQLMELEPDQISHAWFLGLARLLTGDETEAQFTWMMALSTADSEQVDRYTQELVQILQTAAEQQAEAEADQMVWAIRQHLREIAQTEIHNLLHLVRLAIKLNLFNSDYLETLEIAEVLQSQSFPNLDESLLLQTVAEVLEVWFGYPGVEAFAEAAIGQIGDTAAIVNTLKTKAFEVNHDNRLRHGVALSGYLAEICLRYEPNDLELLRLLSSSYELTRRYTEAVATARLALAACRTLEEQMAGLGFLCIRMLRAGSYWQEVQDLFEQQQALMPKLLAQYQPDPEQQLETTLLTFCSFYLYYLKDAPAEHRQLQNQLAALVQTDVQFQSKHIFVGCPKRSAPAIRTERKLKVGYIARYMQQHPVGWLARWLMQYHDRNRFDIYTYHLHLKGVDEFTDRWFVRPVTRSARFDEGTPVGVAKHICENDEIDILVDLDSLTYSETCSIMALKPAPVQISWLGFDASGIPAVDYFLADPHVLPNSAQSYYSEKIWRLPSTYLAVDGFEIGVPTLRRDHLGIPTDAVVYLSSQDGRKRHPEMMRLQMQIIREVPNSYLLIKGLGDEKSIQEAFEQVAEAEGVTRDRLRFLTRDRDELTHRANLGIADVVLDTFPYNGATTTLETLWMGIPIVTRTGQQWAARNSYTMLMNVGVTEGIAWTNEEYVAWGVRLGEDAALRQNIHLRLLQSRQTSPLWNTRLFAREMEDAYQQMWQIYLQG, from the coding sequence ATGTCCCTCTCTCCAGCTATGTTACAGCAACAGGCACAAGAAGCACTCGCTCAAAACCATTATGCTGAAGCAGCACTTTACTATGAGCAGCTTATGGAACTGGAGCCAGATCAAATCAGTCATGCCTGGTTTCTTGGTCTGGCTCGCTTGCTAACTGGAGACGAAACAGAAGCACAGTTTACCTGGATGATGGCACTCTCAACGGCTGACTCTGAACAGGTCGATCGCTACACCCAAGAGTTAGTGCAGATCTTGCAGACCGCAGCCGAACAGCAAGCAGAAGCAGAAGCGGATCAAATGGTTTGGGCGATTCGGCAACATTTGCGCGAAATTGCCCAAACTGAGATTCATAATTTACTGCATTTAGTGCGGTTAGCAATCAAGCTAAATCTATTTAATAGTGATTATTTAGAAACACTAGAAATTGCTGAAGTCCTTCAATCGCAGTCTTTTCCAAATTTAGATGAATCACTGTTATTGCAAACAGTAGCAGAGGTGCTAGAGGTTTGGTTTGGCTATCCTGGGGTTGAGGCATTTGCTGAGGCAGCAATTGGGCAGATTGGTGATACTGCAGCAATAGTCAATACCTTGAAAACAAAAGCTTTTGAGGTTAACCACGACAATCGCCTACGTCATGGGGTTGCTCTGTCAGGCTACCTTGCAGAAATTTGTTTGCGCTACGAACCTAACGACCTGGAACTCTTAAGGCTGTTATCGTCTAGCTATGAGCTAACCCGTCGCTACACTGAAGCAGTTGCAACTGCAAGATTAGCACTGGCAGCTTGCCGAACTTTGGAAGAGCAAATGGCAGGTCTGGGGTTTCTCTGCATTCGGATGCTACGAGCCGGGTCATACTGGCAGGAAGTGCAGGATTTATTTGAGCAGCAACAAGCACTGATGCCTAAACTGCTGGCACAATATCAGCCTGATCCAGAGCAGCAGCTAGAGACAACCTTGCTGACGTTTTGTTCTTTCTATCTCTACTATCTGAAAGACGCTCCGGCAGAACATCGTCAATTACAAAATCAGCTTGCTGCACTAGTGCAAACCGATGTGCAATTCCAATCAAAACATATTTTTGTGGGTTGTCCGAAGCGCTCGGCTCCAGCCATTAGAACTGAACGCAAACTGAAGGTTGGCTACATTGCCCGCTATATGCAGCAGCATCCCGTGGGCTGGTTGGCACGTTGGCTGATGCAATATCACGATCGCAATCGATTTGATATCTATACGTATCATCTGCACTTGAAAGGAGTGGATGAATTTACCGATCGTTGGTTTGTTCGACCCGTAACTCGTTCTGCCCGGTTTGATGAGGGTACACCCGTTGGAGTTGCCAAACATATTTGTGAAAACGATGAGATTGATATTTTAGTTGACTTAGATAGTCTGACTTACAGTGAAACATGCAGCATCATGGCACTGAAACCTGCCCCAGTTCAAATTAGCTGGTTGGGTTTTGATGCTTCGGGTATCCCGGCAGTAGACTATTTCCTTGCCGATCCCCATGTTTTGCCCAACTCGGCACAAAGCTATTACAGCGAAAAAATTTGGCGGTTGCCCAGCACATACCTTGCAGTAGACGGATTTGAAATCGGTGTACCGACTTTGCGGCGCGATCATCTGGGAATTCCTACAGATGCAGTTGTTTACCTCAGTTCTCAAGATGGACGAAAGCGTCATCCTGAAATGATGCGGCTCCAGATGCAAATTATTCGAGAAGTACCAAATAGCTATCTCTTAATTAAAGGACTGGGAGATGAGAAATCTATCCAGGAAGCGTTTGAGCAAGTGGCGGAAGCAGAAGGAGTGACACGTGATCGGCTCCGTTTTTTAACGCGCGATCGGGATGAGCTAACTCACCGAGCAAATTTAGGTATTGCTGATGTGGTGTTGGATACGTTCCCCTATAACGGTGCAACCACAACCCTCGAAACATTATGGATGGGAATTCCGATCGTAACTCGAACCGGGCAACAATGGGCAGCGCGCAACAGCTACACGATGCTGATGAACGTGGGCGTCACAGAGGGTATTGCCTGGACAAATGAAGAATATGTAGCGTGGGGCGTGCGATTGGGTGAAGATGCAGCACTGCGCCAAAACATTCACTTGAGATTGCTCCAGTCTCGTCAAACTTCGCCACTATGGAACACGAGACTATTTGCGCGTGAAATGGAAGACGCTTACCAGCAAATGTGGCAGATTTATTTGCAAGGATAA